From the Phyllopteryx taeniolatus isolate TA_2022b chromosome 20, UOR_Ptae_1.2, whole genome shotgun sequence genome, one window contains:
- the myo3a gene encoding myosin-IIIa isoform X1, with product MKCHQSKICKQSSLLKMFPQSGRSIVFDNFPDPGDTWEIVETIGKGTYGKVYKVLSKVDGSKAAVKVLDPIHDIDEEIEAEYNILKALSDHANVVKFYGMFYKKDAKCGDQLWLVLELCNGGSVTDLAKGLLRRGERVDEAIVAFILHQALMGLQHLHVNKTIHRDVKGNNILLTTHGGIKLVDFGVSAQLTNTRLRRNTSVGTPFWMAPEVIACEQQLDSTYDARCDVWSLGITAIELGDGDPPLSELHPMRALFKIPRNPPPTLQQPELWSDDFNDFICKCLIKDFELRPNVLDLLQHVFIRQTVGKEKMLQKQLVELIDLNQQIGVMEKTSHHGKTDRGRDSNDRHERIHTKKGSNMKMERDEGDDLAALEVLDEDSVSEQLQERYGRDQIYTYVGDILVAVNPFHKMHIYAPQYSKMYVGAKRTANPPHIFAVADIAYQSMVSYNSDQCIVISGESGAGKTESAHLLVQQLTVLGKANNQSLQEKILLVNSLVEAFGNACTAINDNSSRFGKYLEMKFSARGTVVGAKISEYLLEKSRVIHQAAGEKNFHIFYYIYAGLADRKKLAHYKLSDSKTPKYLCNEHIKLGPDIVSNTAYKEHFDAVEQCFKVIGFSLEELGSVYSTLAAILNAGDIEFSAVVSEHQTDKSDIDNMTVLENVASLLRIRSDELQEALTSHCVVARGETIVRPNTVDKAAEVRDATGKALYGRLFNWIVNRINALLRPDGRLGEDDKGLNIGILDIFGFENFKRNSFEQLCINIANEQIQFYFNQHIFAWEQDEYLNEDVDARVIEYEDNRPLLDLFLQKPMGMLSLLDEESRFPQATDQTLIEKFQDNLKTKSFWRPKRIDLGFGIHHYAGKVIYNAAGFLAKNRDTLSADIVLLLRSSENELVRKLVTHPLTKTGNLAHTKGKAVTTLPTPRTPTRTLTFAKMGVLTLYSSFTFTEFYSRHQLEVKNKQPDPVDADTPYHPRETTNMRTQTVAAYFRYSLMDLLSKMVSGQPHFVRCIKPNNDRQPNKFDREKVLVQLRYTGILETAKIRRQGYSHRVPFANFLKRYHIVAFHADEEPAVTPETCSIILEKAKLENWAMGKTKVFLKYYHVEHLNLMVQQATQRIVLLQACVRGWLGSRRYRRLLKAREQSALVLQSAYRGYKVRKSVGEDKNKKREAFVVQFQAGGSHDEDGRRRNDTEVVSGMTSDALSLSVCRGFLAKKMYKELVEEKHRAACKIQAHYRGHKDRKRFKRKREAVEKEKAEKALTVTQEKPPEPDQNATEEDFPASNDKTRTEEEETKAAVILQSNFRGYQDRKKFKARKKTMAGAELQPPSMPLLEAECEQEEGGPKSPEDEEEDTYEAEENEDSDHTQVPEDEENTDTVVDEPAVGFGEEVPPEDFADLSNLQEETKAAVVLRSNFRGHDERTRLREDAKRNLNDPNEQEASEEDDMEQDSGDPEETKEAVVLQSKLRGHKERKRLEEEGKIPGRRTRELRDEPESCEDREVLDEEETNEELLSPNDVELELAEVAADASDVVLECEDEKREEEEAALKIQSNFRGYKQRKKMKASKQAAQEEAEQLESFSIQIAETSHNFVALQQKLTEIIQAHQSNPERNGMFVKEKAINGFAPQMQKSPDKRLSRPPRRTLQPKTLNTPEDSTYYTLIHRSVQDDKRKPRKEDPGKLVDVDQHYYQALPTSRCAPASASEGTSSQSSVRRRLSEDRRPEPAENRQPEEYKPESKPAKHTSQSVPRTPSAATRTDNNPYDFRHLLRKTSQRRRLIRQYRAKD from the exons GGCCTCCAGCACCTGCACGTGAACAAAACCATCCACAGGGACGTCAAAGGCAACAACATCCTGCTGACCACGCACGGAGGCATCAAACTGGTCGACTTCG GTGTTTCGGCCCAGCTGACAAACACTCGCCTGAGGAGGAACACGTCGGTGGGAACGCCCTTCTGGATGGCGCCGGAG GTGATAGCGTGCGAGCAGCAGCTGGACTCCACCTACGACGCCCGCTGCGACGTTTGGTCCCTGGGCATCACCGCCATCGAGCTGGGCGACGGAGACCCGCCCCTCTCAGAGCTCCATCCAATGAGAGCCCTCTTCAAAATTCCCCG aAATCCTCCGCCGACCCTCCAGCAGCCCGAGTTGTGGTCCGACGACTTTAACGACTTCATCTGCAA GTGTCTCATCAAGGACTTCGAGCTGCGACCGAACGTGTTGGACCTCCTCCAGCACGTCTTCATCAGACAGACTGTCGGGAAGGAGAAAATGCTGCAGAAACAACTCGTTGAACTTATTGATCTCAACCAGCAAATAGGAGTCATGGAGAAGACCAG CCATCATGGAAAAACAGACAGAGGCCGAGACAGTAACGACAG GCATGAACGCATCCACACCAAAAAAGGAAGCAACATGAAGATGGAGCGGGATGAGGGCGACGATCTCGCCGCTTTGGAAGTCCTCGACGAG GACTCGGTCAGCGAGCAACTGCAGGAGCGCTACGGCAGGGATCAGATCTACACCTACGTAGGCGACATCCTCGTCGCCGTCAATCCTTTCCACAAAATGCACATCTACGCTCCTCAG TACAGTAAAATGTACGTGGGCGCAAAGCGGACGGCCAATCCTCCGCACATCTTCGCTGTGGCCGACATCGCCTACCAATCCATGGTGTCGTACAACTCCGATCAG TGCATCGTGATCAGCGGCGAGAGTGGAGCAGGGAAAACGGAAAGCGCTCACCTGCTCGTGCAGCAGCTCACCGTCTTGGGCAAG GCCAATAACCAGTCCCTCCAGGAGAAGATCCTGCTGGTCAACAGCCTGGTGGAGGCCTTCGGCAACGCCTGCACAGCCATCAACGACAATTCCAGTCGCTTCGGCAAGTACCTGGAAATGAAGTTCAGCGCTAGAGGGACGGTGGTGGGCGCCAAGATATCCGAGTACCTACTGGAGAAGTCCAGAGTCATCCACCAAGCCGC GGGGGAGAAGAACTTCCACATCTTCTACTACATCTACGCTGGCCTGGCTGACAGGAAGAAGCTTGCCCACTACAAGCTCTCCGACAGCAAAACGCCTAA GTATCTGTGTAACGAGCACATTAAACTGGGCCCCGACATTGTGAGCAACACCGCCTACAAGGAGCACTTTGACGCAGTGGAGCAGTGTTTCAAAGTCATCGGATTCTCCCTGGAG GAGCTGGGCAGCGTGTACAGCACGCTGGCGGCCATCCTCAACGCGGGCGACATCGAGTTCTCGGCGGTGGTGTCGGAGCACCAGACGGACAAGAGCGACATTGACAACATGACCGTCCTGGAAAACG TGGCGTCGTTACTGCGCATCCGCTCCGACGAGCTCCAGGAAGCCTTGACCTCCCACTGCGTGGTGGCCCGGGGCGAGACCATCGTGCGGCCCAACACGGTGGACAAGGCGGCGGAGGTGAGGGACGCCACCGGCAAGGCGCTGTACGGCCGCCTATTCAACTGGATCGTCAACCGCATCAACGCGCTGCTGCGGCCCGACGGCCGCCTCGG AGAGGACGACAAGGGCTTGAACATCGGCATCCTGGACATCTTCGGCTTCGAGAACTTCAAGAGGAACTCCTTCGAGCAGCTGTGCATCAACATCGCCAACGAGCAGATCCAGTTTTACTTCAACCAGCACATCTTCGCCTGGGAGCAG GATGAGTACCTGAACGAGGACGTGGACGCTCGCGTGATCGAGTACGAGGACAACCGGCCGCTGCTGGACTTGTTCCTGCAGAAGCCCATGGGCATGCTGTCGCTCCTGGACGAGGAGAGTCGCTTCCCGCAGGCCACCGATCAGACGCTCATCG AGAAATTTCAAGATAACCTGAAGACCAAAAGCTTCTGGAGACCAAAGAGGATCGACCTCGGATTTGGTATTCACCACTATGCTGGAAAG GTGATCTACAACGCCGCCGGTTTCCTTGCCAAGAATCGAGACACGCTGTCGGCAGACATTGTCCTTCTGCTGAGGTCCTCAGAGAACGAGCTCGTTCGCAAACTTGTCACCCACCCCCTCACCAAAACGG GCAACCTCGCCCACACCAAAGGCAAAGCTGTCACCACGCTCCCCACCCCGCGCACCCCCACGCGCACCCTCACCTTCGCCAAG ATGGGAGTGCTTACCTTGTACAGTTCCTTTACTTTCACTGAG ttttacagTCGACATCAGCTGgaagtgaaaaataaacagcCTGAC CCTGTTGACGCAGACACGCCGTACCATCCTCGAGAAACCACCAACATGAGAACGCAGACAGTGGCGGCCTACTTCAGA TACTCCCTGATGGATCTGCTGTCTAAGATGGTGTCGGGGCAGCCCCACTTCGTGCGATGCATCAAACCCAACAACGACAGGCAACCCAACAAGTTCGACCGGGAGAAGGTTCTGGTCCAGCTGCGCTACACGGGAATCCTAGAGACGGCTAAGATCCGCCGGCAGGGCTACTCGCACCGCGTCCCGTTTGCCAATTTCCTCAAGAG GTATCACATTGTGGCGTTCCACGCTGACGAGGAGCCCGCGGTGACTCCTGAGACGTGCAGTATTATCCTGGAGAAAGCCAAGCTGGAGAACTGGGCCATGGGGAAGACAAAG GTTTTCCTCAAGTACTATCACGTGGAACATCTGAATCTGATGGTGCAGCAGGCCACGCAGCGCATCGTGCTTCTGCAGGCTTGTGTCCGAGGCTGGCTGGGCTCCCGACGCTACCGTAGGCTGCTGAAGGCGCGAGAACAAAGTGCTCTTGTGCTGCAGTCCG CTTACAGAGGCTATAAAGTGCGAAAGAGTGTCGGCGAGGACAAGAACAAGAAGCGGGAAGCCTTCGTCGTCCAGTTTCAAGCTGGTGGGAGCCACGACGAGGACGGTCGCCGTCGAAATGACACCGAGGTTGTGAGTGGAATGACTTCTGATGCGTTGTCTTTGTCAGTCTGCAGGGGCTTTCTTGCAAAGAAGATGTACAAGGAGTTGGTGGAGGAGAAGCACAGAGCGGCCTGCAAGATTCAGGCGCACTACCGAGGGCACAAGGACAGGAAGCGTTTCAAAAGAAAACG AGAAGCCGTGGAGAAGGAGAAAGCAGAAAAAGCTCTGACCGTCACTCAGGAGAAGCCGCCTGAGCCGGACCAGAACGCCACCGAGGAGGATTTTCCAGCTTCCAACGACAAAACCCGAACCGAAGAAGAGGAAACCAAGGCTGCCGTAATCTTGCAGAGCAACTTCCGAGGCTACCAggatagaaagaagtttaaggCGAGAAAGAAGACCATGGCTGGAGCTGAGCTGCAGCCGCCGTCCATGCCACTGTTGGAAGCGGAATGTGAACAAGAAGAAGGAGGGCCGAAGAGCCCcgaggatgaggaagaagatACGTACGAAGCAGAGGAGAATGAAGACAGCGATCACACGCAGGTGCCAGAAGACGAAGAGAACACCGACACCGTGGTAGATGAGCCGGCGGTTGGTTTCGGGGAAGAAGTCCCGCCTGAAGATTTCGCAGACTTGTCAAATTTGCAGGAGGAAACCAAAGCTGCCGTGGTCCTCCGGAGTAACTTCCGAGGGCACGACGAGAGGACGAGGCTCCGGGAGGACGCCAAAAGAAACCTGAACGACCCAAATGAACAGGAAGCTTCAGAGGAAGACGACATGGAGCAGGACAGTGGCGACCCGGAGGAGACCAAAGAAGCCGTGGTCCTTCAGAGTAAGTTGAGGGGCCACAAGGAACGCAAACGACTTGAAGAGGAAGGGAAGATCCCTGGCAGGAGGACACGAGAACTCAGAGACGAGCCAGAATCCTGCGAGGATCGAGAAGTGCTGGATGAAGAAGAAACAAACGAGGAACTTCTATCTCCAAACGATGTGGAGCTCGAATTGGCAGAGGTGGCGGCGGACGCCTCTGACGTTGTGCTGGAATGTGAAGATGAGAAACGGGAGGAAGAAGAGGCTGCGCTGAAGATCCAAAGTAACTTCAGAGGCTACAAGCAGCGCAAGAAGATGAAGGCCAGCAAGCAGGCGGCGCAGGAGGAAGCCGAGCAGCTAGAGAGCTTCTCCATACAG ATCGCCGAGACCTCTCACAACTTTGTGGCCCTGCAGCAGAAGTTGACGGAGATTATCCAGGCCCATCAGTCAAACCCGGAGAGGAACGGCATGTTTGTCAAGGAGAAAGCCATCAACGGCTTCGCTCCCCAGATGCAAAAATCGC CCGACAAGAGATTGTCGCGGCCCCCCCGCCGCACCCTGCAGCCAAAGACCCTCAACACCCCCGAGGACTCCACCTACTACACATTGATCCAT CGTTCCGTCCAGGATGACAAACGCAAGCCCAGGAAAGAAGA TCCAGGGAAACTAGTGGACGTGGACCAGCACTACTACCAGGCTTTGCCCACCAGCAGATGCGCGCCCGCTTCGGCCTCCGAGGGGACTTCATCTCAAAGCAGCGTCCGGCGCAGGTTGTCCGAGGACCGGAGACCAGAACCTGCGGAGAACAGACAGCCAGAAGAATACAAGCCAGAGTCCAAACCTGCCAAACACACCAG TCAGTCGGTTCCCAGAACGCCGTCTGCCGCCACTCGCACCGACAACAACCCGTACGACTTCAGGCACCTGCTGAGGAAGACCTCGCAAAGACGAAGGCTCATCAGACAGTACCGAGCAAAGGACTGA
- the myo3a gene encoding myosin-IIIa isoform X7, protein MKCHQSKICKQSSLLKMFPQSGRSIVFDNFPDPGDTWEIVETIGKGTYGKVYKVLSKVDGSKAAVKVLDPIHDIDEEIEAEYNILKALSDHANVVKFYGMFYKKDAKCGDQLWLVLELCNGGSVTDLAKGLLRRGERVDEAIVAFILHQALMGLQHLHVNKTIHRDVKGNNILLTTHGGIKLVDFGVSAQLTNTRLRRNTSVGTPFWMAPEVIACEQQLDSTYDARCDVWSLGITAIELGDGDPPLSELHPMRALFKIPRNPPPTLQQPELWSDDFNDFICKCLIKDFELRPNVLDLLQHVFIRQTVGKEKMLQKQLVELIDLNQQIGVMEKTSHHGKTDRGRDSNDRHERIHTKKGSNMKMERDEGDDLAALEVLDEDSVSEQLQERYGRDQIYTYVGDILVAVNPFHKMHIYAPQYSKMYVGAKRTANPPHIFAVADIAYQSMVSYNSDQCIVISGESGAGKTESAHLLVQQLTVLGKANNQSLQEKILLVNSLVEAFGNACTAINDNSSRFGKYLEMKFSARGTVVGAKISEYLLEKSRVIHQAAGEKNFHIFYYIYAGLADRKKLAHYKLSDSKTPKYLCNEHIKLGPDIVSNTAYKEHFDAVEQCFKVIGFSLEELGSVYSTLAAILNAGDIEFSAVVSEHQTDKSDIDNMTVLENVASLLRIRSDELQEALTSHCVVARGETIVRPNTVDKAAEVRDATGKALYGRLFNWIVNRINALLRPDGRLGEDDKGLNIGILDIFGFENFKRNSFEQLCINIANEQIQFYFNQHIFAWEQDEYLNEDVDARVIEYEDNRPLLDLFLQKPMGMLSLLDEESRFPQATDQTLIEKFQDNLKTKSFWRPKRIDLGFGIHHYAGKVIYNAAGFLAKNRDTLSADIVLLLRSSENELVRKLVTHPLTKTGNLAHTKGKAVTTLPTPRTPTRTLTFAKPVDADTPYHPRETTNMRTQTVAAYFRYSLMDLLSKMVSGQPHFVRCIKPNNDRQPNKFDREKVLVQLRYTGILETAKIRRQGYSHRVPFANFLKRYHIVAFHADEEPAVTPETCSIILEKAKLENWAMGKTKVFLKYYHVEHLNLMVQQATQRIVLLQACVRGWLGSRRYRRLLKAREQSALVLQSAYRGYKVRKSVGEDKNKKREAFVVQFQAGGSHDEDGRRRNDTEVVSGMTSDALSLSVCRGFLAKKMYKELVEEKHRAACKIQAHYRGHKDRKRFKRKREAVEKEKAEKALTVTQEKPPEPDQNATEEDFPASNDKTRTEEEETKAAVILQSNFRGYQDRKKFKARKKTMAGAELQPPSMPLLEAECEQEEGGPKSPEDEEEDTYEAEENEDSDHTQVPEDEENTDTVVDEPAVGFGEEVPPEDFADLSNLQEETKAAVVLRSNFRGHDERTRLREDAKRNLNDPNEQEASEEDDMEQDSGDPEETKEAVVLQSKLRGHKERKRLEEEGKIPGRRTRELRDEPESCEDREVLDEEETNEELLSPNDVELELAEVAADASDVVLECEDEKREEEEAALKIQSNFRGYKQRKKMKASKQAAQEEAEQLESFSIQIAETSHNFVALQQKLTEIIQAHQSNPERNGMFVKEKAINGFAPQMQKSPDKRLSRPPRRTLQPKTLNTPEDSTYYTLIHRSVQDDKRKPRKEDPGKLVDVDQHYYQALPTSRCAPASASEGTSSQSSVRRRLSEDRRPEPAENRQPEEYKPESKPAKHTSQSVPRTPSAATRTDNNPYDFRHLLRKTSQRRRLIRQYRAKD, encoded by the exons GGCCTCCAGCACCTGCACGTGAACAAAACCATCCACAGGGACGTCAAAGGCAACAACATCCTGCTGACCACGCACGGAGGCATCAAACTGGTCGACTTCG GTGTTTCGGCCCAGCTGACAAACACTCGCCTGAGGAGGAACACGTCGGTGGGAACGCCCTTCTGGATGGCGCCGGAG GTGATAGCGTGCGAGCAGCAGCTGGACTCCACCTACGACGCCCGCTGCGACGTTTGGTCCCTGGGCATCACCGCCATCGAGCTGGGCGACGGAGACCCGCCCCTCTCAGAGCTCCATCCAATGAGAGCCCTCTTCAAAATTCCCCG aAATCCTCCGCCGACCCTCCAGCAGCCCGAGTTGTGGTCCGACGACTTTAACGACTTCATCTGCAA GTGTCTCATCAAGGACTTCGAGCTGCGACCGAACGTGTTGGACCTCCTCCAGCACGTCTTCATCAGACAGACTGTCGGGAAGGAGAAAATGCTGCAGAAACAACTCGTTGAACTTATTGATCTCAACCAGCAAATAGGAGTCATGGAGAAGACCAG CCATCATGGAAAAACAGACAGAGGCCGAGACAGTAACGACAG GCATGAACGCATCCACACCAAAAAAGGAAGCAACATGAAGATGGAGCGGGATGAGGGCGACGATCTCGCCGCTTTGGAAGTCCTCGACGAG GACTCGGTCAGCGAGCAACTGCAGGAGCGCTACGGCAGGGATCAGATCTACACCTACGTAGGCGACATCCTCGTCGCCGTCAATCCTTTCCACAAAATGCACATCTACGCTCCTCAG TACAGTAAAATGTACGTGGGCGCAAAGCGGACGGCCAATCCTCCGCACATCTTCGCTGTGGCCGACATCGCCTACCAATCCATGGTGTCGTACAACTCCGATCAG TGCATCGTGATCAGCGGCGAGAGTGGAGCAGGGAAAACGGAAAGCGCTCACCTGCTCGTGCAGCAGCTCACCGTCTTGGGCAAG GCCAATAACCAGTCCCTCCAGGAGAAGATCCTGCTGGTCAACAGCCTGGTGGAGGCCTTCGGCAACGCCTGCACAGCCATCAACGACAATTCCAGTCGCTTCGGCAAGTACCTGGAAATGAAGTTCAGCGCTAGAGGGACGGTGGTGGGCGCCAAGATATCCGAGTACCTACTGGAGAAGTCCAGAGTCATCCACCAAGCCGC GGGGGAGAAGAACTTCCACATCTTCTACTACATCTACGCTGGCCTGGCTGACAGGAAGAAGCTTGCCCACTACAAGCTCTCCGACAGCAAAACGCCTAA GTATCTGTGTAACGAGCACATTAAACTGGGCCCCGACATTGTGAGCAACACCGCCTACAAGGAGCACTTTGACGCAGTGGAGCAGTGTTTCAAAGTCATCGGATTCTCCCTGGAG GAGCTGGGCAGCGTGTACAGCACGCTGGCGGCCATCCTCAACGCGGGCGACATCGAGTTCTCGGCGGTGGTGTCGGAGCACCAGACGGACAAGAGCGACATTGACAACATGACCGTCCTGGAAAACG TGGCGTCGTTACTGCGCATCCGCTCCGACGAGCTCCAGGAAGCCTTGACCTCCCACTGCGTGGTGGCCCGGGGCGAGACCATCGTGCGGCCCAACACGGTGGACAAGGCGGCGGAGGTGAGGGACGCCACCGGCAAGGCGCTGTACGGCCGCCTATTCAACTGGATCGTCAACCGCATCAACGCGCTGCTGCGGCCCGACGGCCGCCTCGG AGAGGACGACAAGGGCTTGAACATCGGCATCCTGGACATCTTCGGCTTCGAGAACTTCAAGAGGAACTCCTTCGAGCAGCTGTGCATCAACATCGCCAACGAGCAGATCCAGTTTTACTTCAACCAGCACATCTTCGCCTGGGAGCAG GATGAGTACCTGAACGAGGACGTGGACGCTCGCGTGATCGAGTACGAGGACAACCGGCCGCTGCTGGACTTGTTCCTGCAGAAGCCCATGGGCATGCTGTCGCTCCTGGACGAGGAGAGTCGCTTCCCGCAGGCCACCGATCAGACGCTCATCG AGAAATTTCAAGATAACCTGAAGACCAAAAGCTTCTGGAGACCAAAGAGGATCGACCTCGGATTTGGTATTCACCACTATGCTGGAAAG GTGATCTACAACGCCGCCGGTTTCCTTGCCAAGAATCGAGACACGCTGTCGGCAGACATTGTCCTTCTGCTGAGGTCCTCAGAGAACGAGCTCGTTCGCAAACTTGTCACCCACCCCCTCACCAAAACGG GCAACCTCGCCCACACCAAAGGCAAAGCTGTCACCACGCTCCCCACCCCGCGCACCCCCACGCGCACCCTCACCTTCGCCAAG CCTGTTGACGCAGACACGCCGTACCATCCTCGAGAAACCACCAACATGAGAACGCAGACAGTGGCGGCCTACTTCAGA TACTCCCTGATGGATCTGCTGTCTAAGATGGTGTCGGGGCAGCCCCACTTCGTGCGATGCATCAAACCCAACAACGACAGGCAACCCAACAAGTTCGACCGGGAGAAGGTTCTGGTCCAGCTGCGCTACACGGGAATCCTAGAGACGGCTAAGATCCGCCGGCAGGGCTACTCGCACCGCGTCCCGTTTGCCAATTTCCTCAAGAG GTATCACATTGTGGCGTTCCACGCTGACGAGGAGCCCGCGGTGACTCCTGAGACGTGCAGTATTATCCTGGAGAAAGCCAAGCTGGAGAACTGGGCCATGGGGAAGACAAAG GTTTTCCTCAAGTACTATCACGTGGAACATCTGAATCTGATGGTGCAGCAGGCCACGCAGCGCATCGTGCTTCTGCAGGCTTGTGTCCGAGGCTGGCTGGGCTCCCGACGCTACCGTAGGCTGCTGAAGGCGCGAGAACAAAGTGCTCTTGTGCTGCAGTCCG CTTACAGAGGCTATAAAGTGCGAAAGAGTGTCGGCGAGGACAAGAACAAGAAGCGGGAAGCCTTCGTCGTCCAGTTTCAAGCTGGTGGGAGCCACGACGAGGACGGTCGCCGTCGAAATGACACCGAGGTTGTGAGTGGAATGACTTCTGATGCGTTGTCTTTGTCAGTCTGCAGGGGCTTTCTTGCAAAGAAGATGTACAAGGAGTTGGTGGAGGAGAAGCACAGAGCGGCCTGCAAGATTCAGGCGCACTACCGAGGGCACAAGGACAGGAAGCGTTTCAAAAGAAAACG AGAAGCCGTGGAGAAGGAGAAAGCAGAAAAAGCTCTGACCGTCACTCAGGAGAAGCCGCCTGAGCCGGACCAGAACGCCACCGAGGAGGATTTTCCAGCTTCCAACGACAAAACCCGAACCGAAGAAGAGGAAACCAAGGCTGCCGTAATCTTGCAGAGCAACTTCCGAGGCTACCAggatagaaagaagtttaaggCGAGAAAGAAGACCATGGCTGGAGCTGAGCTGCAGCCGCCGTCCATGCCACTGTTGGAAGCGGAATGTGAACAAGAAGAAGGAGGGCCGAAGAGCCCcgaggatgaggaagaagatACGTACGAAGCAGAGGAGAATGAAGACAGCGATCACACGCAGGTGCCAGAAGACGAAGAGAACACCGACACCGTGGTAGATGAGCCGGCGGTTGGTTTCGGGGAAGAAGTCCCGCCTGAAGATTTCGCAGACTTGTCAAATTTGCAGGAGGAAACCAAAGCTGCCGTGGTCCTCCGGAGTAACTTCCGAGGGCACGACGAGAGGACGAGGCTCCGGGAGGACGCCAAAAGAAACCTGAACGACCCAAATGAACAGGAAGCTTCAGAGGAAGACGACATGGAGCAGGACAGTGGCGACCCGGAGGAGACCAAAGAAGCCGTGGTCCTTCAGAGTAAGTTGAGGGGCCACAAGGAACGCAAACGACTTGAAGAGGAAGGGAAGATCCCTGGCAGGAGGACACGAGAACTCAGAGACGAGCCAGAATCCTGCGAGGATCGAGAAGTGCTGGATGAAGAAGAAACAAACGAGGAACTTCTATCTCCAAACGATGTGGAGCTCGAATTGGCAGAGGTGGCGGCGGACGCCTCTGACGTTGTGCTGGAATGTGAAGATGAGAAACGGGAGGAAGAAGAGGCTGCGCTGAAGATCCAAAGTAACTTCAGAGGCTACAAGCAGCGCAAGAAGATGAAGGCCAGCAAGCAGGCGGCGCAGGAGGAAGCCGAGCAGCTAGAGAGCTTCTCCATACAG ATCGCCGAGACCTCTCACAACTTTGTGGCCCTGCAGCAGAAGTTGACGGAGATTATCCAGGCCCATCAGTCAAACCCGGAGAGGAACGGCATGTTTGTCAAGGAGAAAGCCATCAACGGCTTCGCTCCCCAGATGCAAAAATCGC CCGACAAGAGATTGTCGCGGCCCCCCCGCCGCACCCTGCAGCCAAAGACCCTCAACACCCCCGAGGACTCCACCTACTACACATTGATCCAT CGTTCCGTCCAGGATGACAAACGCAAGCCCAGGAAAGAAGA TCCAGGGAAACTAGTGGACGTGGACCAGCACTACTACCAGGCTTTGCCCACCAGCAGATGCGCGCCCGCTTCGGCCTCCGAGGGGACTTCATCTCAAAGCAGCGTCCGGCGCAGGTTGTCCGAGGACCGGAGACCAGAACCTGCGGAGAACAGACAGCCAGAAGAATACAAGCCAGAGTCCAAACCTGCCAAACACACCAG TCAGTCGGTTCCCAGAACGCCGTCTGCCGCCACTCGCACCGACAACAACCCGTACGACTTCAGGCACCTGCTGAGGAAGACCTCGCAAAGACGAAGGCTCATCAGACAGTACCGAGCAAAGGACTGA